The proteins below are encoded in one region of Sulfitobacter sp. SK012:
- a CDS encoding (deoxy)nucleoside triphosphate pyrophosphohydrolase: MKIVLVSAVALIDPDGRVLLAQRPEGKSMAGLWEFPGGKVEPGETPEAALIRELHEELGIDTWSSCLAPLTFASHSYDDFHLLMPLFACRKWDGTPQPKEGQTLKWVRPNQMRDYPMPAADIPLISVLRDWL, encoded by the coding sequence ATGAAGATCGTCCTCGTCTCTGCTGTTGCGCTGATTGACCCGGATGGGCGGGTGCTGCTGGCCCAACGCCCTGAGGGTAAATCGATGGCCGGTTTGTGGGAATTTCCCGGTGGGAAAGTGGAGCCAGGAGAAACACCCGAAGCGGCCCTGATCCGCGAACTGCACGAAGAGTTGGGGATTGATACCTGGTCATCTTGCCTCGCACCGCTGACCTTTGCCAGTCACAGTTATGATGATTTTCATCTGCTTATGCCGCTTTTTGCGTGCCGCAAGTGGGACGGAACCCCGCAGCCCAAAGAGGGCCAAACATTGAAGTGGGTACGGCCCAACCAGATGCGCGATTATCCCATGCCCGCGGCTGACATTCCATTGATCTCTGTCCTACGCGACTGGCTGTAG